From a single Leishmania infantum JPCM5 genome chromosome 36 genomic region:
- the GCVT-2 gene encoding putative glycine synthase, whose product MSASLKKTALHSFHLAQQAKMDAFAGYHMPISYGRFGVLKEHLYTRQVAGIFDVSHMGQYEVRGADREKFMEHVTPVDLQRTRAGQGALTMLTNAQGGIKDDCIVTRMADHLFLVLNAGCKEKDVAHMERVLREGAMKGADVQLVPLDRSLIALQGPQAAAILSEFMDDVPDMGFMQCRQRVSIKGMEVQVTRCGYTGEDGFEMSVSNTDIVAFVELLMSRKAEMIGLGARDSLRLEAGLNLYGHELTEDINPVAARFMWAISKRRMAEGGFIGYEPIKYFRDNASKGAVPRLRVGLVSTGPVAREKTVIEVGGKPVGEVTSGCPSPCLKKNIAIGYLDRKLAKDGAKVDLVVRGRRVAAEVVTPPFVPTRYYRKPK is encoded by the coding sequence ATGAGCGCCTCCCTCAAGAAGACGGCACTCCACAGCTTCCATCTCGCTCAGCAAGCGAAGATGGATGCATTCGCGGGCTATCACATGCCCATTTCCTATGGCAGGTTTGGTGTGCTGAAGGAGCACTTGTACACTCGCCAGGTCGCCGGCATATTTGACGTATCGCACATGGGTCAGTATGAGGTTCGCGGCGCGGACCGTGAGAAGTTCATGGAGCACGTCACCCCGGTGGACCTCCAGCGCACCCGGGCCGGACAAGGGGCGCTGACTATGCTGACGAACGCGCAAGGAGGCATCAAAGACGACTGCATCGTGACGAGGATGGCCGACCATCTGTTCCTTGTGCTGAACGCTGGGTGTAAGGAGAAGGATGTGGCGCACATGgagcgtgtgctgcgtgagGGCGCGATGAAGGGTGCGGATGTGCAGCTTGTGCCGCTGGATCGCTCGCTTATCGCGCTGCAGGGCCCGCAGGCCGCCGCGATCCTCTCCGAGTTCATGGATGACGTGCCGGACATGGGCTTCATGCAGTGCCGCCAGAGGGTGAGCATCAAGGGCATGGAGGTGCAGGTGACGCGGTGCGGCTACACGGGCGAGGACGGCTTCGAAATGTCTGTGTCGAACACGGACATTGTAGCATTTGTGGAGCTCCTCATGTCGAGGAAGGCGGAAATGATCGGCCTGGGTGCTCGCGACAGCCTTCGTCTGGAGGCGGGGTTGAACCTGTACGGTCACGAGCTGACCGAGGATATCAACCCTGTGGCGGCTCGCTTCATGTGGGCGATTTCGAAGCGCCGAATGGCGGAGGGCGGCTTCATTGGCTACGAGCCGATTAAGTACTTCCGGGACAACGCTAGCAAGggcgctgtgccgcggctgcgagtGGGCCTCGTTTCCACTGGTCCGGTTGCTCGTGAGAAGACTGTCATCGAGGTGGGTGGGAAGCCGGTGGGCGAGGTGACCAGTGGCTGTCCGTCTCCGTGCTTGAAAAAGAACATCGCCATCGGCTACCTCGACCGTAAGCTGGCCAAGGATGGCGCGAAGGTGGACCTGGTTGTGCGGGGCCGCCGCGTGGCTGCTGAGGTGGTCACTCCGCCGTTCGTGCCTACCCGGTACTACCGCAAGCCCAAATGA